From a single Kitasatospora azatica KCTC 9699 genomic region:
- a CDS encoding acyl-CoA carboxylase subunit epsilon, which produces MPPIQVLHGQPTPEELATVLAVVQARAAATQAALDAARSAASGPASPWTDRSRTVRPALRPGAHAWRTSGWAQ; this is translated from the coding sequence ATGCCCCCCATCCAGGTGCTGCACGGGCAGCCGACCCCCGAGGAGCTGGCCACCGTCCTGGCGGTGGTCCAAGCCCGGGCCGCCGCCACGCAGGCCGCCCTCGACGCGGCCCGCAGCGCGGCGAGCGGCCCGGCCTCCCCGTGGACCGACCGCTCCCGCACCGTCCGTCCCGCCCTGCGCCCCGGCGCGCACGCCTGGCGCACCTCGGGCTGGGCGCAGTAG